From one Streptomyces sp. NBC_01478 genomic stretch:
- a CDS encoding AMP-dependent synthetase/ligase, with product MREFNNPPLALAPPVGGLADVVFERAQDDPLHVSLGRKDEQGEWRDVTAAEFRDEVLALAKGLLARGVRFGDRVAIMSRTRYEWTLFDFALWTIGAQVVPVYPTSSAEQCFWMLHDAQVSAAMVEHEDHAMTIATVIDRLPALHQLWQLDTGAVQELYDAGAHLEDEVVHRHRQAVTPDSTATIIYTSGTTGRPKGCVISHGNFMYEADTVIDTWESVFHSKKGDEAATLLFLPLAHVFGRMVEVAAIRGGVRFGHQPQLNAAVLLPDLVAFRPTFILAVPYIFEKVFNAARRKAEKDGKAGPFEKAVEIAVKYADAVEEKAWGIGPGPSAGLRMQHQLFDKLVYSKVRAAMGGRIRNAMSGGSAMDRRLGLFFAGAGVQIYEGYGLTESTAAATANPPERTRYGTVGQAIPGVTVHIADDGEIWLNGPNIFQGYLNNQKATDETLHDGWLATGDLGSLDEDGYLTITGRKKEILVTSGGKSVAPGLLEERVRDHPLVSQCIVVGNDRPYVAALVTLDHEAVEHWLTMRGKPRLSPAELVRDGDLEAEVRRAVVAANTLVSQAESIRTFRILAQPFTEEHGLLTPSLKLKRKAIENTYANEVDALYRA from the coding sequence TTGCGCGAGTTCAACAACCCTCCGTTGGCGTTGGCACCGCCGGTGGGCGGTCTGGCCGACGTCGTCTTCGAGCGTGCCCAGGACGACCCCCTCCATGTCTCCCTCGGCCGCAAGGACGAGCAGGGCGAGTGGCGGGACGTGACCGCCGCCGAGTTCCGCGACGAGGTCCTCGCCCTCGCCAAGGGCCTGCTCGCGCGAGGCGTCCGCTTCGGCGACCGGGTCGCGATCATGTCCCGTACCCGCTACGAGTGGACGCTGTTCGACTTCGCGCTGTGGACGATCGGCGCCCAGGTGGTGCCGGTCTACCCCACGTCGTCGGCCGAGCAGTGCTTCTGGATGCTGCACGACGCGCAGGTCTCGGCGGCGATGGTCGAGCACGAGGACCACGCGATGACCATCGCCACCGTCATCGACCGGCTCCCCGCGCTGCACCAGTTGTGGCAGCTCGACACGGGTGCCGTGCAGGAGTTGTACGACGCCGGCGCGCATCTGGAGGACGAGGTGGTGCACCGGCACCGCCAGGCCGTGACCCCGGACTCGACCGCGACGATCATCTATACGTCGGGGACCACGGGGCGCCCCAAGGGCTGTGTCATCTCGCACGGCAACTTCATGTACGAGGCGGACACGGTCATCGACACCTGGGAGTCCGTCTTCCACTCGAAGAAGGGCGACGAGGCGGCGACCCTGCTGTTCCTGCCGCTGGCGCACGTCTTCGGGCGGATGGTGGAGGTCGCGGCGATCCGCGGCGGGGTCCGTTTCGGACACCAGCCGCAGCTCAACGCGGCCGTCCTGCTGCCCGACCTGGTCGCGTTCCGGCCGACGTTCATCCTCGCCGTGCCGTACATCTTCGAGAAGGTCTTCAACGCGGCCCGCCGCAAGGCGGAGAAGGACGGCAAGGCCGGGCCGTTCGAGAAGGCCGTGGAGATCGCGGTGAAGTACGCGGACGCGGTCGAGGAGAAGGCCTGGGGCATCGGTCCCGGCCCGTCCGCCGGGCTGCGGATGCAGCACCAGCTCTTCGACAAACTCGTCTACTCCAAGGTGCGGGCCGCGATGGGCGGCCGGATCCGCAACGCCATGTCCGGCGGGTCGGCCATGGACCGGCGGCTCGGACTGTTCTTCGCGGGCGCGGGCGTCCAGATCTACGAGGGCTACGGCCTCACCGAGTCGACGGCCGCCGCGACCGCCAACCCTCCCGAGCGCACCCGCTACGGCACGGTCGGCCAGGCGATCCCGGGGGTAACCGTGCACATCGCGGACGACGGCGAGATCTGGCTGAACGGCCCCAACATCTTCCAGGGCTATCTCAACAACCAGAAGGCGACCGACGAGACCCTGCACGACGGCTGGCTCGCCACCGGTGACCTCGGCTCGCTCGACGAGGACGGCTATCTGACCATCACCGGGCGCAAGAAGGAGATCCTGGTCACCTCGGGAGGCAAGAGTGTCGCGCCGGGGCTCCTGGAGGAGCGGGTGCGGGACCATCCGCTGGTCTCGCAGTGCATCGTCGTCGGCAACGACCGCCCCTATGTCGCGGCCCTCGTCACCCTCGACCACGAGGCCGTCGAGCACTGGCTCACCATGCGCGGCAAACCGCGGTTGTCCCCCGCGGAGTTGGTGCGGGACGGCGACCTGGAGGCCGAGGTGCGGCGCGCGGTGGTGGCCGCCAACACCCTGGTCTCGCAGGCCGAGTCGATCCGCACCTTCCGGATACTGGCCCAGCCGTTCACCGAGGAACACGGTCTGCTGACCCCGTCCCTGAAGCTGAAGCGCAAGGCCATCGAGAACACGTACGCGAACGAGGTCGACGCGCTGTACCGGGCCTGA
- a CDS encoding MFS transporter — MRTWGPLTAVCLGTFMLLLDVTIVVVALPDVARSLHASLSDLQWVVDGYALALAALLLGVGAAADALGRRRVHVVGVVLFAVASLACGLADGPGALVAARAVQGVGAAAMLATTLPLLASVYQGRQRSVALGVWGAVSGGAAAVGPVLGGVLTEGPGWRWIFFVNLPVSVAAVWLTLRVVPESRGTRGMRVDWLGTVAFAGFAGGVTYAVVRAGEDGWGARPTLVSFAVSALALVCFVLVERRVAHPLLDLALLRKPAFVGVMAGALAFNGVAFGGMPYLSIWLQTVLGMSPVRGGLTLLPLTGAAVVVSVLAGKLLHGVPARLTIGGGLLLIGTGCFCQAVLDAGSDWTTLVPGLVLVGVGTGLVAPGIAGAALAAVPAERAGMAGGAVNTVRQLGFALGVAVSGTVLTSRMRDTLPHDAAHTLAGGGAGALRGTFSEHALRAAFASGLDSVFVTAGFVGTAAGALVLALVRAGRAERTSGTAGVTESAVRTLSGE; from the coding sequence ATGCGTACATGGGGGCCGCTGACGGCGGTGTGCCTGGGCACGTTCATGTTGTTGCTGGATGTGACGATCGTGGTGGTCGCGCTGCCGGACGTGGCGCGGTCGTTGCACGCGTCGTTGAGTGATCTGCAGTGGGTGGTCGACGGGTACGCGCTGGCGTTGGCCGCGTTGCTGCTGGGGGTCGGTGCCGCGGCCGACGCTCTGGGGCGCCGGCGGGTGCATGTGGTGGGGGTGGTGCTGTTCGCGGTGGCGTCGCTCGCGTGCGGGCTCGCGGACGGGCCGGGCGCGCTCGTGGCCGCGCGGGCCGTGCAGGGGGTGGGGGCGGCGGCGATGCTCGCCACGACGCTGCCGTTGCTGGCCTCGGTGTATCAGGGGCGGCAGCGGTCGGTGGCGCTCGGGGTGTGGGGCGCGGTGAGCGGTGGGGCCGCTGCGGTCGGGCCGGTGCTGGGCGGGGTGCTCACCGAGGGGCCGGGCTGGCGGTGGATCTTCTTCGTGAACCTGCCGGTGAGCGTGGCCGCGGTGTGGCTGACGCTGCGGGTGGTGCCGGAGTCGCGGGGAACGCGCGGGATGCGGGTCGACTGGCTGGGCACGGTGGCGTTCGCGGGGTTCGCGGGCGGGGTGACGTACGCGGTGGTGCGGGCCGGCGAGGACGGCTGGGGTGCGCGGCCCACGCTCGTCTCCTTCGCGGTCTCGGCGCTCGCGCTGGTCTGTTTCGTGCTGGTGGAGCGGCGGGTGGCGCACCCGCTGCTGGATCTGGCACTGCTGCGCAAGCCGGCCTTCGTGGGGGTGATGGCGGGGGCGCTCGCGTTCAACGGGGTGGCGTTCGGCGGGATGCCGTATCTGTCGATCTGGCTGCAGACGGTGCTGGGGATGAGCCCGGTGCGCGGCGGGCTGACGCTGCTGCCGCTGACGGGGGCGGCGGTCGTGGTGTCGGTGCTCGCGGGGAAGCTGCTGCACGGGGTGCCGGCCCGGCTGACCATCGGCGGCGGGCTGCTGCTGATCGGCACGGGGTGTTTCTGCCAGGCCGTCCTGGACGCCGGTTCGGACTGGACGACGCTGGTGCCGGGGCTCGTGCTGGTGGGCGTCGGCACGGGGCTGGTGGCGCCGGGGATCGCCGGGGCGGCCCTCGCGGCGGTGCCCGCGGAGCGGGCGGGCATGGCGGGCGGCGCGGTGAACACCGTGCGGCAGTTGGGGTTCGCGCTCGGCGTCGCCGTGTCCGGGACCGTCCTCACCTCGCGGATGCGGGACACGCTCCCGCACGACGCGGCGCACACGCTGGCGGGCGGCGGGGCCGGGGCGTTGCGCGGGACGTTCTCCGAGCACGCGCTGCGGGCCGCGTTCGCGTCGGGGCTCGACTCGGTGTTCGTGACGGCCGGGTTCGTCGGGACGGCGGCGGGCGCGCTGGTGCTCGCCCTGGTCAGGGCGGGTCGCGCGGAGCGGACGAGCGGCACGGCGGGAGTGACGGAATCCGCCGTGCGGACGCTGAGCGGGGAGTAG
- a CDS encoding Lrp/AsnC family transcriptional regulator: MQEMESDTLDRLDLQLLMALELNGRASFSRLGTVLGASDQTVARRYRRLTAEAGLRVVAIRDAERLGQDQWMLRLRCAPDNALNIADALARRPDTAWIGLASGGTEIVCLTRPRSPGDYDDLLLGKLPRTPSVLDIRAHQMLHRFYGGPTGWLRRFKVLADDQIAALLPEPAPPSGPARIDPGDETLIAVLERDGRAGYPELQRASGRSESAVKRRLASLIGSGAVYIDIEYDSEVFGYARAAVLWITATPAALHSVGEALATHDQVAYASATAGTSNIVVTAVVKDTAGLYDYLSGPLGQLDGVRHVEASPFLRRVKQLTYRTLPLNSPTLKVSSR, translated from the coding sequence ATGCAGGAGATGGAATCCGACACCCTGGACCGGCTCGACCTGCAACTGCTCATGGCCCTGGAGCTCAACGGCCGCGCCTCCTTCAGTCGCCTCGGCACGGTCCTCGGCGCCTCCGACCAGACCGTCGCCCGCCGCTACCGCAGGCTCACCGCCGAGGCCGGCCTCCGCGTCGTCGCCATCCGGGACGCCGAACGCCTCGGCCAGGACCAGTGGATGCTCCGCCTGCGCTGCGCCCCCGACAACGCCCTCAACATCGCCGACGCCCTCGCCAGACGCCCCGACACCGCCTGGATCGGCCTCGCCTCCGGCGGCACCGAGATCGTCTGCCTGACCCGCCCGCGCAGCCCCGGCGACTACGACGACCTCCTGCTCGGCAAACTCCCGCGCACCCCCAGCGTCCTGGACATCCGCGCCCACCAGATGCTGCACCGCTTCTACGGCGGCCCCACGGGCTGGTTGCGCCGCTTCAAGGTGCTCGCCGACGACCAGATCGCCGCCCTGCTCCCCGAACCGGCGCCACCGTCGGGCCCCGCCCGCATCGACCCCGGGGACGAGACCCTGATCGCCGTACTCGAACGGGACGGACGTGCCGGCTACCCCGAACTCCAGCGCGCCAGCGGCCGCTCCGAGTCCGCCGTCAAACGCCGGCTCGCCTCACTGATCGGCTCCGGAGCGGTCTACATCGACATCGAGTACGACTCGGAGGTGTTCGGCTACGCGCGCGCGGCCGTGCTGTGGATCACGGCGACCCCCGCGGCACTGCACTCGGTCGGCGAGGCACTGGCCACCCACGACCAGGTCGCCTACGCGTCCGCGACGGCCGGTACCTCCAACATCGTCGTGACGGCCGTCGTGAAGGACACGGCGGGGCTGTACGACTACCTCAGCGGACCCCTGGGGCAGCTCGACGGGGTGCGGCACGTGGAGGCGAGCCCGTTCCTGCGCCGGGTCAAACAGCTCACGTACCGGACGCTCCCCCTCAACTCGCCCACCCTCAAAGTAAGTTCAAGATAA
- a CDS encoding DUF3500 domain-containing protein: MAAATALLGGGLYANANAASVQSEPSSSASPSNPGSTSPSDPGSTSPSTPASASAPVPEPTGSTGTGTDVSDVLDAATTFLNTLDDDQQADVLLDFTQANATAWSNLSCGATCRVGIELSSLSDTQLDAAKAVVEAATGTGDDTGYDQISQILAADDVLGETDSSYGSGNYYLAFLGTPSTTGTWQLHFGGDQLAVNLTYKDGEVEGATPYFVGVEPTTWTDDDTTYAPLSGMHDGLVSMLEGLTDDELTEATLSDSTTDVVLGPDDDGAFPDAKEGLAAGELTDDQQQLILDAIEPWVEAADDTTAASTLSTYESELDDTYISYSGTSALDTAGDYVRIDGPGVWIEFSVQDGVVDTSRLNYSSVYRDHETDYGGEFSFS; encoded by the coding sequence TTGGCGGCGGCCACGGCCCTCCTCGGAGGAGGGTTGTACGCCAACGCGAACGCCGCGTCCGTCCAGTCCGAGCCGTCCAGCAGCGCATCCCCGTCGAACCCCGGATCGACCTCCCCGTCCGACCCCGGATCCACGTCCCCCTCCACCCCCGCATCCGCGTCCGCCCCCGTGCCCGAGCCCACGGGATCGACCGGCACGGGCACGGACGTCTCGGACGTGCTCGACGCCGCCACCACCTTCCTGAACACCCTGGACGACGACCAACAGGCCGACGTACTCCTCGACTTCACGCAGGCCAACGCCACCGCCTGGTCGAACCTCTCCTGCGGTGCGACCTGCCGGGTCGGCATCGAACTCAGCTCGCTCAGCGACACCCAGCTCGACGCGGCCAAGGCGGTCGTCGAGGCGGCCACCGGCACCGGCGACGACACCGGCTACGACCAGATCTCCCAGATCCTGGCGGCCGACGACGTCCTCGGCGAGACCGACAGCAGCTACGGCAGCGGCAACTACTACCTCGCCTTCCTGGGCACCCCGAGCACCACCGGCACCTGGCAACTGCACTTCGGCGGCGACCAGTTGGCCGTGAACCTCACCTACAAGGACGGCGAGGTCGAAGGCGCCACCCCGTACTTCGTCGGCGTCGAACCCACCACCTGGACCGACGACGACACCACCTACGCACCCCTCTCCGGGATGCACGACGGCCTGGTGTCCATGCTCGAAGGCCTGACCGACGACGAGCTGACGGAGGCGACGCTCTCCGACTCCACCACCGACGTGGTGCTCGGCCCGGACGACGACGGCGCCTTCCCCGACGCCAAGGAGGGCCTCGCGGCCGGCGAACTCACCGACGACCAGCAGCAGTTGATCCTCGACGCCATCGAGCCCTGGGTCGAGGCCGCGGACGACACGACCGCCGCGTCCACCCTGAGCACCTACGAGTCGGAGCTCGACGACACCTACATCTCGTACTCCGGCACCAGCGCACTGGACACCGCGGGCGACTACGTACGCATCGATGGACCCGGTGTCTGGATCGAGTTCTCGGTCCAGGACGGCGTAGTCGACACCAGCCGGCTCAACTACAGCAGCGTCTACCGCGACCACGAAACCGACTACGGAGGAGAGTTCTCCTTCTCCTGA